A stretch of the Theileria equi strain WA chromosome 1, complete sequence genome encodes the following:
- a CDS encoding p-type ATPase family member protein (encoded by transcript BEWA_022830A) produces MTDTTDGPVLLENPHVVEVPEILKHYNVTLDKGLNDKQVTQHRKLFGAHTFAKTKKASLFQLLISQFDDLLVRILLLAAIISFILTFLDIKSERNISDYIEPMVILVILVLNAIVGVWQEANAERALDALKQLQPELASCLRNGKWITMGTEELVVGDVVRIKNGDKIPADVRVAKIFSTSLAAEQSQLTGESSIVFKTSNALPKSMESCEIQSKKNILFSSTTITCGNAVGIVVATGMSTEIGAVQYAVMEASQSESTTPLQKMLHDFGATLSKAISAICVIVWVINFKNFADPIHGSRLRGCIYYFKIAIALAVAAIPEGLPAVITTCLALGTRKMAKRNAIVRKLPSVETLGCTTVICSDKTGTLTTNKMTSLLLTLFNENDELKYIHVPAVGHDIRVTLAPTDPVDASTPLSIAQSFDSPIDVPTNVFCQCASLCSDAVVTVENGKVAIEGEPTETAILELVDKLGKCLEDNDTTHIDELGRFAFKSSCLPEAYRKRIKKEATLEFCRHRKMMSVLTSCSGKVTLFSKGAPESILERATSYLRPDGTVVPLTPKIRALVQRQLDSIASQALRTLAFAYRTDAQASLDLYKERSGKDVSEGTPKFFKEIEKDLVLIGLVGIMDPPRPEVRASITKCLDAGIRVIMITGDNKITAEAISRQVGIIRDDGKEGVNYFSYTGKEFEDLAPEDQKLVLSVESLVFSRTEPKHKQNIVSILKELGETVAMTGDGVNDAPALKMADIGISMGITGTEVAKEASDMILADDNFQTIVAAIEEGRCIYSNMKAFIRYLISSNIGEVVSIFLTAALGIPEGMLPVQLLWVNLVTDGPPATALGFNPPDLNIMKKGPRSKNDRLIDLWTLFRYLVVGTYVGFATTGIFIQWYVWGISPSDGNPLVTLNELMHWSECNKEGASRLFNIDDYKCSYFTTGKVKPSTLSLTTLVVIEMLNAFNALSEDCSLFVMPPWANPYLIIATIFSISIHCIILYTPFLAQVFNVTPLDKYDWLAVVLWSLPVIIIDELLKLLGKVCKRKPTLYDTQSSIKSGMYTRLSGDSVELKPALVNNKKIEKRRTAG; encoded by the coding sequence ATGACAGATACCACAGATGGACCTGTATTGCTGGAAAATCCACACGTTGTGGAGGTACCAGAGATCTTGAAGCATTATAACGTCACTCTGGACAAAGGGCTGAACGATAAACAGGTGACTCAGCACAGGAAGTTATTTGGAGCTCACACATTCGCCAAGACCAAAAAGGCGTCACTGTTTCAACTCCTAATCTCCCAATTCGATGATCTACTGGTCAGGATTCTGCTACTCGCAGCAATCATCAGCTTCATACTCACGTTTCTGGACATCAAGAGCGAAAGGAACATATCAGACTATATAGAGCCCATGGTCATACTTGTAATACTGGTGCTCAATGCCATAGTTGGAGTATGGCAAGAGGCGAATGCAGAACGAGCATTGGACGCCCTAAAACAGTTGCAGCCGGAATTGGCCAGTTGTCTACGAAATGGAAAGTGGATCACAATGGGAACAGAGGAACTGGTTGTAGGTGATGTTGTAAGGATCAAAAATGGCGATAAAATACCAGCGGATGTAAGAGTCGCAAAGATTTTTTCCACGTCATTGGCGGCTGAACAGTCTCAGCTTACTGGAGAATCCTCCATCGTTTTCAAGACGTCCAACGCACTACCAAAGTCAATGGAATCCTGTGAGATTCAAAGCAAAAAGAACATTCTCTTTTCATCCACAACTATCACGTGTGGAAACGCTGTTGGTATCGTGGTTGCAACGGGCATGTCCACAGAAATTGGAGCTGTGCAGTACGCAGTTATGGAGGCTAGTCAGTCAGAATCCACGACTCCCCTGCAAAAAATGCTCCACGACTTTGGTGCAACCTTGTCAAAGGCTATTAGCGCAATTTGTGTGATTGTCTGGGTAATCaactttaaaaactttgcGGATCCCATCCACGGCTCAAGATTACGCGGGTGTATCTACTATTTCAAGATTGCAATTGCACTTGCCGTTGCGGCAATTCCCGAAGGATTGCCCGCTGTAATTACAACATGTTTGGCATTAGGAACTCGCAAGATGGCAAAGAGAAATGCAATTGTCAGAAAATTACCCTCTGTGGAAACATTGGGATGTACAACTGTCATTTGTTCCGACAAAACTGGTACGCTAACCACTAACAAGATGACAAGTCTACTCTTGACCCTCtttaatgaaaatgatgaattaAAGTACATTCACGTCCCAGCGGTTGGACATGATATCAGGGTAACGTTGGCTCCTACTGATCCAGTGGATGCATCCACACCACTTTCTATTGCTCAGTCATTTGATTCTCCCATTGATGTTCCTACAAATGTATTTTGTCAATGCGCATCACTTTGTTCTGATGCGGTTGTCACtgtggagaatggaaaggTAGCCATTGAGGGTGAACCTACTGAAACTGCAATTTTGGAGCTTGTGGATAAACTTGGAAAGTGTTTGGAGGATAACGATACTACACATATCGATGAGCTTGGTCGTTTTGCATTCAAGTCATCATGTCTTCCAGAGGCATATAGGAAAAGGATTAAAAAGGAGGCAACACTGGAATTTTGTAGGCACAGAAAAATGATGAGTGTGTTGACTAGCTGCTCTGGAAAGGTCACTCTATTTTCAAAGGGAGCTCCAGAAAGTATTTTGGAGCGCGCTACATCATACTTGCGTCCAGATGGCACCGTCGTTCCGCTAACCCCTAAAATACGTGCACTTGTGCAAAGACAACTAGACTCAATCGCTAGCCAGGCTCTACGTACGCTTGCATTTGCTTACAGGACTGATGCTCAGGCTAGTCTAGACCTGTACAAGGAAAGGAGTGGTAAGGATGTCTCAGAGGGCACTCCCAAATTCTTTAAGGAAATTGAAAAGGATCTTGTATTAATTGGTCTTGTAGGAATTATGGATCCTCCGAGACCAGAGGTTCGTGCATCAATCACAAAGTGTCTAGACGCGGGAATACGCGTAATCATGATTACTGGAGACAACAAGATTACCGCAGAAGCCATTTCTCGTCAGGTTGGAATAATTAGggatgatggaaaagaaggCGTCAACTACTTTTCATATACTGGAAAGGAATTTGAAGATTTGGCGCCAGAGGATCAAAAATTGGTACTCTCTGTAGAATCCCTCGTATTCTCCAGGACAGAACCAAAGCATAAGCAGAATATTGTGAGCATACTTAAGGAATTAGGAGAGACTGTTGCCATGACCGGTGATGGTGTTAATGATGCACCTGCACTTAAAATGGCTGATATTGGTATTTCCATGGGAATTACTGGTACAGAGGTTGCGAAGGAGGCATCAGATATGATTTTAGCTGATGACAACTTCCAAACCATTGTAGCAGCTATAGAAGAGGGTCGTTGCATTTATAGCAACATGAAGGCATTTATACGATACCTCATATCTAGCAATATTGGAGAAGTCGTCTCAATATTTTTAACTGCTGCCCTAGGCATCCCAGAGGGAATGCTTCCTGTCCAACTTCTTTGGGTCAACTTGGTTACAGACGGTCCTCCAGCAACTGCTCTAGGTTTTAATCCTCCAGACCTGAACATTATGAAAAAGGGACCAAGGAGTAAAAATGATAGATTGATTGATTTGTGGACACTTTTCAGATATCTAGTGGTTGGAACTTATGTTGGTTTTGCTACAACTGGAATTTTCATCCAGTGGTACGTTTGGGGAATTAGTCCCAGTGATGGAAATCCCCTTGTAACGCTCAATGAGCTCATGCACTGGTCAGAGTGCAACAAGGAGGGTGCCAGCAGGTTATTTAATATTGATGATTACAAGTGCTCATACTTTACAACAGGAAAGGTAAAACCATCAACCCTTTCCCTAACAACCCTTGTCGTTATTGAAATGCTCAACGCCTTCAATGCTCTCTCAGAGGATTGTTCGCTATTTGTCATGCCTCCATGGGCTAATCCCTATCTTATTATCGCCACTATTTTCTCAATTTCAATTCACTGTATCATTCTTTACACACCGTTTCTTGCGCAAGTATTCAATGTAACGCCATTGGACAAGTACGATTGGTTAGCGGTCGTACTATGGTCACTACCCGTAATTATCATTGACGAACTACTCAAGTTACTAGGAAAGGTTTGCAAGAGGAAACCCACACTCTACGACACACAGTCATCAATCAAATCTGGAATGTACACTAGGCTAAGCGGAGATTCTGTGGAACTAAAACCGGCACTCGTAAACAACAAAAAAATAGAAAAGAGGCGCACAGCCGGCTAA
- a CDS encoding N2,N2-dimethylguanosine tRNA methyltransferase, putative (encoded by transcript BEWA_022840A), whose protein sequence is MEESTIKEGLVTVRGKDSNDKTLFYNPPQVLNRDLSLIVLKTFIEQEKEQHDERNGEFVGVNVLEMLAATGIRGLRYKKELGDLVRFVVFNDLDRNSAESIKVNAEMNGVTTDQFRVICADANLLANVLTPQCDVMRIMLMPGGIMKIPCGFNPSRQFTLIDQFNEKVDGFLNLLALSPLESEYEYRNVIDAIDVDPYSSASGFLDSTLKCVKSGGIVLITSTDMPTLCGNNPLVSFYKYGGSSIKASFCHELSLRILLNSIATTASKYQRVIEPLISCSIDFYVRVFVKVTYNPEMCKRVASNSGLLLLCSQCDSFEIMKLGEYEQGTKQKPASVPSNFSGKCRECGGRIKIGGPLYTGKLHNFDFVTRCLKEAKEAKENLPGVSMHAKIVGLLTSISEELEDVPLFYSIPDLCQRWNLSTISPSIFKGALENLGYKSSHFHRKPQSLKTDAPNKVVMDIIRTHAQMSDKVSDHPFFKTKIETEGIDLTISRKEKRSSVPRWIPNPTSHWGPKKMHKSVASSLVYDEGTENAS, encoded by the exons ATGGAGGAGTCTACGATAAAGGAAGGTCTAGTGACCGTAAGAGGCAAAGACAGCAATGACAAGACGCTGTTTTACAACCCTCCTCAGGTTCTGAACCGCGACTTGTCCCTCATCGTCCTCAAGACCTTCATAGAGCAAGAGAAGGAACAGCATG ATGAGAGAAACGGGGAATTTGTCGGCGTAAATGTCCTGGAGATGCTCGCGGCTACAG GTATAAGGGGACTGAGATATAAGAAGGAGCTTGGAGACCTCGTGAGATTTGTGGTTTTTAATGACCTGGACAGGAATTCAGCCGAGAGCATCAAAGTGAATGCAGAGATGAACGGAGTCACTACTGATCAGTTTCGAGTAATTTGCGCTGATGCCAACTTGCTCGCAAATGTTTTAACGCCTCAGTGTGATGTGATGAGGATAATGCTCATGCCAGGAGGCATCATGAAGATTCCATGTGGCTTCAATCCCTCCAGACAGTTTACTCTAATTGACCAGtttaatgaaaaggttgatgGATTTTTAAACTTACTCGCTCTCTCTCCACTTGAGAGTGAATATGAATACAGAAACGTTATTGATGCCATTGACGTGGATCCCTATTCCAGCGCCAGTGGGTTCTTGGACTCCACACTAAAGTGTGTAAAGAGCGGTGGTATTGTGCTCATAACATCTACCGACATGCCAACTTTGTGCGGTAATAACCCACTGGTATCATTTTACAAGTACGGAGGGTCCAGTATCAAGGCTTCCTTCTGCCATGAGTTATCACTGAGGATTTTGCTCAACTCGATCGCCACAACCGCCTCAAAATACCAGAGGGTAATAGAGCCTCTGATATCTTGCAGTATAGATTTTTACGTCCGCGTATTTGTAAAGGTAACTTATAATCCCGAAATGTGTAAAAGGGTGGCTTCAAATTCTGGCCTTTTGCTCTTGTGTTCGCAGTGCGATTCGTTTGAAATTATGAAGCTTGGGGAATACGAACAGGGCACTAAGCAGAAGCCTGCCTCTGTTCCCTCGAATTTTTCCGGAAAGTGCAGAGAATGCGGAGGAAGGATAAAGATTGGAGGTCCGCTGTACACTGGGAAATTGCACAATTTTGACTTTGTAACAAGATGTCTTAAAGAGGCTAAGGAGGCCAAGGAAAATCTCCCTGGCGTTTCCATGCATGCAAAGATTGTGGGCTTACTCACTTCCATATCAGAG GAACTGGAGGACGTACCTCTATTCTACTCCATACCGGACCTTTGCCAAAGATGGAATTTATCAACAATTAGTCCTTCCATTTTCAA GGGGGCTCTGGAGAATCTCGGATACAAATCATCGCATTTCCACAGGAAACCGCAGTCGCTCAAGACTGATGCACCAAACAAAGTCGTCATGGACATTATTAGAACACACGCCCAAATGTCAGACAAGGTTTCCGATCATCCATTTTTCAAAACCAAGATCGAAACCGAGGGCATTGATTTAACAATTTCCAGGAAGGAAAAGAGAAGTAGCGTGCCCAGATGGATTCCTAATCCGACAAGTCACTGGGGACCAAAGAAGATGCACAAGAGTGTGGCCTCCTCACTTGTCTATGACGAGGGTACTGAGAATGCAAGCTAG